The Candidatus Saccharibacteria bacterium oral taxon 488 genome has a segment encoding these proteins:
- the pyrD gene encoding dihydroorotate dehydrogenase (quinone) has product MYKHVIKPLLFLLTPDFTHKLIVFCGRMAQALPPVRWAIRKSWSFQDKSLRQEINSVTFSNPIGLSAGFDKNVQLSPLMEGVGFGFASGGSVTLEPRKGNRRPWFHRLPNTKSVVVYAGMPNYGLRKISRYVRCNQWRLDDMPTVMSVAVVANKTTIERAGGCPAKQAIINDVKKATEYINNNKLASIVEINISCPNAGKEPFIEAEPLDALLTALDSVPRDVPFWVKMPHLYDIERFDSLLKVIVRHNIQGVTVANLVKDRSKIDIKDPLTDEIRGGLSGEPTREHSLELIRHAYKKYGDRLTIIGVGGVFSAEDAYAKIKAGASLVGLITGLFFEGPQLIGQINRGLVELLKKDDFSHISEAVGADFRSEPKKAKKL; this is encoded by the coding sequence ATGTATAAGCATGTTATCAAACCGTTATTATTTTTGCTAACGCCAGACTTTACGCATAAGCTGATTGTTTTTTGCGGCCGCATGGCGCAGGCATTGCCGCCTGTTCGGTGGGCTATTCGTAAGTCATGGAGTTTTCAGGATAAGTCGCTCCGACAGGAGATTAATAGTGTCACTTTTTCTAATCCAATTGGCTTATCGGCAGGGTTTGATAAAAATGTCCAGCTGTCGCCGCTGATGGAGGGCGTTGGTTTTGGGTTTGCTTCGGGCGGATCGGTGACGCTAGAGCCGAGAAAGGGAAATCGACGACCGTGGTTTCATCGTTTGCCTAACACAAAGTCGGTGGTGGTGTATGCTGGTATGCCGAATTATGGCCTACGAAAAATTAGCCGCTATGTCCGCTGTAATCAGTGGCGGTTAGATGATATGCCGACGGTTATGTCAGTAGCAGTTGTGGCAAATAAAACAACGATTGAACGGGCTGGCGGTTGTCCAGCCAAGCAGGCAATTATTAATGATGTAAAAAAAGCAACAGAATATATTAATAATAACAAATTGGCGAGTATTGTAGAAATTAATATCTCCTGTCCTAATGCTGGCAAAGAGCCGTTTATTGAGGCAGAGCCGCTTGATGCATTATTAACAGCGCTTGACAGCGTGCCGCGCGATGTGCCGTTTTGGGTGAAAATGCCGCATTTGTACGATATAGAACGATTCGATTCGCTGCTGAAAGTTATTGTTCGGCATAATATTCAGGGCGTGACGGTGGCTAATCTGGTGAAAGACCGTAGTAAAATTGACATCAAAGATCCGTTGACTGATGAAATCCGCGGCGGGTTGAGCGGCGAGCCGACGCGCGAGCATAGTTTGGAGCTGATTCGCCATGCGTATAAGAAATACGGCGACAGATTGACGATTATTGGCGTGGGCGGAGTGTTTTCGGCTGAGGATGCGTATGCCAAGATTAAGGCGGGCGCCAGCCTGGTCGGGCTGATTACCGGGTTGTTTTTTGAAGGACCGCAGCTAATTGGACAAATCAATCGCGGGTTAGTGGAGCTATTGAAAAAGGACGATTTTTCTCATATTTCCGAGGCAGTTGGCGCGGATTTTCGCAGCGAGCCAAAAAAGGCGAAAAAACTTTGA